Proteins encoded in a region of the Brevundimonas vesicularis genome:
- a CDS encoding DUF6615 family protein, translated as MNPFNPSALCELADWFPMQVAHEIEGARREGHQFRETTWTDRFILEVRRLRDPRIFVKTSHEAMTGADMDWWFIASDGSRHLRLSVQAKILHYMTKNSELWAYPELRHPNGAHGKQSRQLIRHARSEQKAGRATYPLYLFYNPVSTSHPWPLFYQSPGITLADGFWIAAHLQAHRSGASIPIAPTRYSQLRDQMFGLPMVFCHSRDVPGPDDVAEAINDANDMIWAGREARKRPRARPSPEDGTPNHIWTLVQKMKHGDVDTGDDDDRGKTGLWPRNTVVFVASD; from the coding sequence ATGAACCCCTTCAATCCTTCCGCCCTATGTGAGTTAGCTGACTGGTTTCCGATGCAAGTCGCACACGAGATTGAGGGAGCGCGACGTGAAGGTCACCAATTTCGCGAGACCACTTGGACGGACCGCTTCATATTAGAGGTGCGCCGGCTCCGCGACCCTAGAATCTTCGTGAAGACTTCTCATGAAGCAATGACCGGCGCTGATATGGATTGGTGGTTCATCGCTAGCGACGGCTCGCGCCATCTGCGCCTGAGCGTTCAAGCAAAGATCCTTCATTACATGACTAAAAATAGCGAACTTTGGGCATACCCTGAGCTTCGCCATCCAAACGGTGCGCACGGAAAACAATCACGCCAACTCATCCGCCATGCCCGGTCAGAGCAAAAGGCGGGGCGCGCGACCTATCCGCTCTACTTGTTCTACAATCCCGTAAGCACGTCACATCCGTGGCCGCTATTTTACCAGTCACCAGGAATCACTCTCGCGGATGGTTTTTGGATTGCTGCACATCTCCAGGCCCACAGGAGCGGGGCATCGATTCCCATCGCTCCAACCCGTTACAGCCAGTTGCGAGATCAAATGTTCGGGCTCCCGATGGTATTCTGCCATTCGAGGGATGTTCCCGGGCCCGATGACGTCGCCGAAGCGATCAACGACGCAAACGACATGATCTGGGCAGGGCGCGAAGCGCGTAAGCGGCCTCGCGCTCGTCCCTCACCAGAAGACGGGACCCCAAATCATATCTGGACCCTCGTCCAAAAAATGAAGCATGGCGACGTCGACACTGGCGACGATGATGATCGCGGAAAGACGGGTCTTTGGCCTCGAAACACAGTCGTATTCGTAGCCTCGGATTAG
- a CDS encoding DUF3761 domain-containing protein: MLATSWGGLVQLQVFLACLALSASVYAVPAEAQSCGFGYYRNTAGSCVPSPRRPHSGTARGLLSGSSIPSGETARCRDRTYSYSQSRRGTCSGHGGVAKWL; encoded by the coding sequence ATGTTGGCGACGTCCTGGGGAGGGCTCGTGCAGCTTCAAGTTTTTTTGGCGTGTTTGGCGCTTTCGGCATCTGTCTATGCTGTTCCGGCAGAGGCACAGTCATGTGGTTTCGGCTACTATCGGAACACCGCAGGCAGTTGCGTTCCATCACCGCGCCGCCCGCATAGCGGCACCGCGCGAGGGTTATTGAGCGGCTCTAGCATTCCGTCAGGCGAAACGGCTCGTTGTCGCGATAGAACGTATAGCTATTCCCAAAGCCGCCGGGGAACATGCTCCGGGCATGGTGGCGTGGCGAAATGGCTGTGA
- a CDS encoding recombinase family protein — protein sequence MSRVEAGKLPRDITIVVEQLDRISRLPPAQVIAWIQKVTTLGVTIATANDGYIINADTISTNLMGFMGLVFNSFRAHEESRHKSERLAASWKIKRDRLGQADSRPMTGVCPAWLRLNSDRTAFEIIPDRAAIVHEIFQRSSEGEGKRIITSDLNRRGVEPWGRGKSKASAWHSSYVHKVLMNPAVIGEFQPHTKRRGASGRLAVGDPISGYYPAVISEHLWASVRAKRPSGRGNDGQRGQVRNLLSGLCRCGHCGGPMAYQLKSPEGTRVRRGVVQPQRQASYLSCALRSRGGPCDHDQHYRYEALERGILEAFLTTALSDRFFETSDELGGLVDAEYRALRELERAKARAGRLLDLYEETGDVEARQRWITARAEIAAAETSTADLKRRLEQARGAVSPERHIERVAAVCHLLSGPESDERRDARSKAANSLRELIDHIEFAGNLYVAIRNSPTVVLMDSVGAILDDVTLLAVSPEDAHIAGKKVLQDR from the coding sequence GTGAGCCGGGTTGAAGCGGGTAAGCTCCCCCGCGACATCACCATCGTGGTCGAACAACTTGACCGAATCAGCCGACTACCCCCAGCGCAGGTGATCGCCTGGATTCAGAAGGTGACGACGCTCGGCGTTACGATTGCGACGGCCAATGACGGCTACATCATCAACGCCGACACTATCAGCACCAATCTGATGGGGTTCATGGGCTTGGTGTTCAACTCGTTCCGGGCGCACGAAGAGAGCCGCCACAAGAGCGAGCGACTAGCCGCTAGCTGGAAGATCAAACGGGATCGCCTCGGCCAGGCCGACAGCCGCCCAATGACCGGCGTCTGTCCTGCTTGGTTGCGGTTAAATTCGGACAGGACGGCATTTGAGATCATCCCTGATCGGGCAGCCATCGTGCACGAGATCTTTCAGCGATCGTCAGAGGGTGAAGGCAAACGGATCATCACATCAGACCTGAACCGACGAGGGGTAGAGCCTTGGGGCCGTGGTAAGAGCAAGGCGTCTGCTTGGCACTCCAGCTACGTCCACAAGGTTCTGATGAATCCTGCGGTGATCGGCGAATTCCAGCCCCACACTAAACGGCGTGGAGCGTCGGGAAGGCTTGCTGTGGGGGACCCGATCTCCGGGTACTATCCTGCGGTAATCAGTGAACATCTTTGGGCATCTGTCCGAGCTAAACGACCTTCCGGTCGCGGAAATGATGGGCAACGTGGACAGGTCCGCAATCTCCTCAGCGGCCTTTGCCGATGCGGTCATTGCGGGGGTCCTATGGCCTATCAATTGAAGTCGCCCGAGGGGACCAGAGTGCGTAGGGGTGTTGTCCAGCCTCAGCGGCAAGCGAGCTATCTAAGCTGTGCTTTGCGAAGCCGAGGTGGCCCATGCGATCACGATCAGCACTATCGTTATGAAGCGTTAGAGCGTGGGATACTTGAAGCCTTCTTGACGACGGCACTGTCGGATCGCTTTTTCGAAACCTCCGACGAACTGGGCGGCTTGGTCGATGCCGAATACCGAGCGTTGCGAGAACTGGAACGGGCGAAAGCACGGGCTGGCCGACTGCTTGATTTGTACGAAGAGACTGGCGATGTCGAAGCCCGACAGCGCTGGATTACAGCCCGGGCGGAAATTGCTGCGGCCGAGACGTCCACTGCCGATTTGAAACGTCGTCTCGAACAGGCGAGAGGTGCGGTCAGTCCAGAACGCCATATCGAACGGGTGGCCGCTGTGTGTCACCTTCTAAGTGGACCCGAGTCCGACGAGAGGCGGGACGCTCGATCCAAAGCGGCGAACAGTCTGCGTGAACTGATCGATCATATCGAGTTTGCGGGCAATCTGTATGTGGCGATCCGAAACAGCCCAACGGTGGTGCTGATGGATTCTGTCGGCGCCATTCTAGACGACGTAACGCTTCTGGCCGTTTCGCCAGAGGATGCCCACATCGCCGGCAAAAAGGTCCTTCAGGACCGCTGA
- a CDS encoding recombinase family protein, which yields MLAVAYARWSSLEQGKGSTLERQLQVVERYCSQHKLEILERVTDEGSSAYAGTNVQTGSRQDREPG from the coding sequence ATGTTGGCTGTCGCATACGCTCGCTGGAGTTCGCTGGAACAGGGCAAGGGTTCAACACTGGAGCGCCAGCTTCAAGTGGTCGAACGCTACTGCTCTCAGCATAAGCTAGAGATCCTTGAACGGGTCACTGACGAAGGGTCCAGCGCCTACGCCGGCACGAACGTTCAGACGGGATCTCGGCAAGATCGTGAGCCGGGTTGA
- a CDS encoding response regulator, translating to MTRRTATKRIEERTSAPVDPAQQFLRLMSHEMRTPLNGVIGMINLLQRTRLDGAQRAYAENARQSAEHLLGLVNDLLDYARLEAGALEFDLAPVDLEGLVRGVAELLSPRAHDKGLEIVWSVAADAPDVLADEGRLRQVLFNLAGNAVKFTETGGVRISVERVGGSAARPRLAFLVDDTGPGVAPEARTRIFEEFGHADSSDAVRQDGAGLGLAVVRRLAAAMEGSVRVEDRPDGATSGRGARFRFEAAFAAVAVARDKPLRNHKVSVRSPDPFVQSAASAQIEASGGTIADQAPVTLIDHAGASTGSLAALPATGRGIVLLKPSERDLIARYRSAGFHGYLIKPLRRASLAERVLAAIGAETGDRSAAPVAAHVEDDRVAPVQFAGIRVLLAEDNPVGALLARTLLRREGCTVETAATGDEAVAALKRARYDVVFMDMRMPGMDGPAAARAIRAAGDTTPILALTANAFAEDRRACLEAGMDDHIVKPLDAEALRAALARWTKRDIRAKVG from the coding sequence ATGACGCGACGGACGGCGACGAAGCGGATCGAGGAGCGGACGAGCGCACCCGTTGACCCCGCCCAGCAGTTCCTGCGGCTGATGAGCCACGAGATGCGCACGCCGCTGAACGGCGTCATCGGCATGATCAACCTGTTGCAGCGGACCCGGCTGGACGGCGCCCAACGCGCCTATGCCGAGAACGCGCGTCAGTCGGCCGAACATCTGCTGGGTCTGGTCAACGATCTGCTGGACTATGCGCGGTTGGAGGCCGGGGCGCTGGAGTTCGACCTGGCGCCTGTCGACCTGGAAGGTCTGGTGCGCGGCGTCGCCGAGTTGCTGAGCCCGCGCGCCCACGACAAGGGGTTGGAGATCGTCTGGTCGGTCGCCGCCGACGCGCCCGACGTGCTGGCGGACGAAGGCCGGCTGCGTCAGGTGCTTTTCAACCTGGCGGGCAACGCCGTGAAGTTCACCGAAACCGGCGGCGTGCGCATTTCGGTCGAGCGCGTCGGCGGCAGCGCGGCGCGCCCGCGTCTGGCCTTCCTGGTCGACGACACCGGCCCCGGCGTCGCGCCCGAGGCGCGCACTCGTATCTTCGAGGAATTCGGCCACGCCGACAGTTCCGACGCGGTCCGTCAGGATGGCGCCGGCCTGGGTCTGGCGGTCGTGCGCAGACTGGCCGCCGCCATGGAGGGCTCGGTGCGGGTCGAGGACCGGCCCGACGGCGCCACATCCGGCAGGGGCGCCCGCTTCCGCTTCGAGGCTGCCTTCGCCGCCGTCGCCGTGGCGCGGGACAAGCCGCTGCGAAATCATAAGGTCTCGGTGCGCTCGCCCGACCCCTTCGTCCAGTCCGCCGCCAGCGCCCAGATCGAGGCCTCTGGCGGCACGATCGCCGACCAGGCGCCGGTGACCCTGATCGATCACGCCGGCGCCTCAACGGGAAGCCTGGCCGCCCTGCCCGCCACCGGCCGTGGAATCGTCCTTCTGAAACCGTCGGAGCGCGATCTGATCGCGCGGTATCGGTCCGCCGGCTTCCACGGCTATCTGATCAAGCCCCTGCGTCGCGCCTCCCTGGCCGAACGGGTCCTAGCGGCCATCGGCGCCGAGACGGGCGACAGAAGCGCCGCTCCCGTCGCGGCCCATGTCGAGGACGACCGCGTCGCACCCGTGCAGTTCGCGGGCATTCGCGTGCTGTTGGCCGAAGACAATCCGGTCGGCGCGCTTCTGGCCCGCACCCTGCTGCGTCGCGAAGGCTGCACCGTCGAGACCGCCGCCACCGGCGACGAGGCCGTCGCGGCCCTCAAGCGTGCGCGCTACGACGTGGTCTTCATGGACATGCGGATGCCCGGCATGGACGGCCCCGCCGCCGCCCGCGCCATCCGCGCGGCGGGCGACACGACGCCGATCCTCGCCTTGACCGCCAATGCCTTCGCCGAGGACCGACGCGCCTGCCTGGAAGCCGGCATGGACGATCATATCGTCAAGCCGCTGGACGCCGAAGCCCTGCGCGCCGCGCTCGCCCGCTGGACGAAGCGCGACATCCGCGCCAAGGTCGGCTGA